The sequence TCGATAAACCTCaactaattgcaagttttcgtcaggaaaagttaattgccgataattagcactaactatAGGTATGAGCCgatcacccaaaatgagcaaCTGAATTAGGGTATATCATCCAGACACTGGATACCAAAATAGAATTACCAAAACCGATGTTGGCTAGAGGctattgtaccgcggatgacaggatTTTCGTAAGCGTTTGCCCAAATTAGGCCAATGGTGGAAGTAATCCCTTCTTGAAAAGTAAGCATTTTCCTGGATTAAGGCAATAGGGGATGTGATCTTTGAAAGTAGGCGAAAATTATTAGGAAACTGGgaatcggtcattgcgtttcggAGCTATGACCAAATTACTGTTTTTCTCAAAGGtctccaatttaaaaaaaatcaagacaaaaaaaatcaaatttttaagaTTAAGTTAAggttaagtattcgaaatttgaaaatttggattatattttctaaattaattctcgattaaagcagaaatttatacttcatttgtatgggagtcccccttCCAGAAGAAGGAGGGGCCTAAAACAATCATAAGAACCTTCAGCGcttccaaaaacctctacatacaaaatTTAATACATTTAATGTTCATGTCGATCGGTTCAATAGttttcgagtctataagggcagacagacaaaaaatcattcttatgtgtatagatttggttctacgtagtttacatcgagcggtcgtgtcctgtacacaattctttgtttttttttatgaaacaaacatatcatgtaagcattttcaattctaaggaccgcaaagagcaagttgtatatttgaacgacttttggttacgcgtgtagactctaaggGATTATTTACATACCTTAAGGATTTCTTGAATAACCATAGACAAAAGCTGTAAATCTCGGCAGCGAACAGAAAGTATGTAAGTGCCCTTCTCCAAAATGtccaaaattattcaaagaggttgaaaattgtaaaagttatgaaaatgtcaatatctgggtacacggttACCCTATCTACAATTCACGTCTGATTTTTGTTGGCTGAGTAAAGGTTTCTTTTGCCtaaaatgcttttgcctatctatCTACATGACCTAAAATTGATGTCAATGCTAAacattcatgttttgttttaagccagttttgataattattaaaattcgtttgaaatttgagtgaagcgagatgaacGTGCGGCCgaataatatgaatgaatttttctACTGGAGGATAttaacaaccagcatttggcaccactACACTACCCGCTTCGTACTTCCATATCTAGCTGCTAAATggaacaaactcattgctgatgaTAGAAATTGCTATGTCGGAAGCTTGACCTATTACtttaatattaaatttactgagtttgtggttaaagctgttatatttagtgaacaccaatcatcaaagaaagagcatacaaatgcaTACCAGTTGAGCTGTACCTATGTTTTaatgtaattattcattatttttatctttcaatttggcgaatgtcttataCTACCAAGAATAGGTTTTTTTCCgctaggaaaaaaatattaagaggGTAAATGTATGGCAATGAATGCAAACAAATGGGAATTTATGGAAAAGATAAGATCTATATTCCTGACCTATTATATGTAGTTTTcttaaaacatttgttaaagCACGGAAACCCTAACCACTAGGGAGATTAATGAGTTATTTAATGTGtataaattgatttatttttgtaaGTTTAATTTCAACGAAGTCGATTATTCTCATTTTAGATGGTATTGATTGATGGTATTTAGCAGCAAAAGCGGCGCATAAAATCGACGGCGGCTGTACATATGACTAAATTGAACGTCCTTTCTATCTGTTTGCGTTTATTTGATCCCAACACAGCTCAATGCATCAGGAAAGACCGTACATATGGAAGACACGTTCGCGGACATCTTGGGAAGATTAATGAATCCATATAAATATTTCACCACCATCCACACCGCTCAGTGTCGCAACCAACTTTTGCTTGAACGCATAATTCACAATGGGCTTAACAACTTCGTCGATCGTTTTCATCATTCTAAGTCTCACGGCAGTGGTACGATGTGACCTTCCGCATTATGCCAAGGCTAAAAGCTTTATCACAGCCTTGTACGAATGTGGCGAATACCTCGAGACCGACAACGTCACTCTGGATCAGTACATCTACTACGGCTATCCCAGCGTTCCGGAAATGAAACGTCTAGTCCACTGTGCGATGGTGAACGTTGGCGCTTGGAACGATAATATTGGCGTGCGGCAGAACGTGATCAGCTACTACTTCAAACCGAACGCGATGGATTCCGAATATGTTGAACGAACGCAGTGCTGTTTGGATAAGATTTGCGTGGCTGAATCGTGCGATCAGAATAATCGAGCGTTCGAAACATTCAGCTGTTACTACCGTCAGTATGGCCGCCTGATCAAAGATGAAGTTTTCGTTCCTCTGGAGTCTTTGGAGTTCATTCAGTTGTTCAGTTTTATAAAGCTGGCTCTGGATATTTGCCCTGAAAAGCTAGCTCAATTTGCTCGAGGAGATTTTCTGGACGATCCGTTGTTCAAACCCGTACTTTTCATCGTGTCTCTGCGATTTGGAGGATTCAGCTGGGAAAATGGATTATTGCTCGATGTTTTCTATCAACAATTTGGCGTTTCAAAGCTGATCTCGCCGTGTACGAAGAAGTGCGTTGCGGACGTATCCGCTCGATACTGCACTGTCGATAAGCAAGAGCTGGTTTATCAAGTCTACAAACAGTGTTTGCACACGCTTTTAGATTCGTCTCTCCAAACAGCGTTCCAGGCAATGTTGAGTGATTCACCTTGTGTTCAAGTAGGATTCACACTATAAACCGAATATGTGATGTGATGTGATGTTGAT comes from Armigeres subalbatus isolate Guangzhou_Male chromosome 2, GZ_Asu_2, whole genome shotgun sequence and encodes:
- the LOC134216817 gene encoding general odorant-binding protein 45-like, coding for MGLTTSSIVFIILSLTAVVRCDLPHYAKAKSFITALYECGEYLETDNVTLDQYIYYGYPSVPEMKRLVHCAMVNVGAWNDNIGVRQNVISYYFKPNAMDSEYVERTQCCLDKICVAESCDQNNRAFETFSCYYRQYGRLIKDEVFVPLESLEFIQLFSFIKLALDICPEKLAQFARGDFLDDPLFKPVLFIVSLRFGGFSWENGLLLDVFYQQFGVSKLISPCTKKCVADVSARYCTVDKQELVYQVYKQCLHTLLDSSLQTAFQAMLSDSPCVQVGFTL